In Musa acuminata AAA Group cultivar baxijiao chromosome BXJ3-9, Cavendish_Baxijiao_AAA, whole genome shotgun sequence, a single genomic region encodes these proteins:
- the LOC135649903 gene encoding early nodulin-like protein 9 isoform X2: MSNYVCLILLSFFMLISIAAGTKFKVGGSNGWSVPDSNAMSYNQWAEKNRFKIGDSLLFVYLPDEDSVLLVDADAYNSCNTSSFVDFFNDGNTVFTFTRSGHFYFISGKKDNCDKNEKLVVVVMADRSNSSSLAPAPLPASASPPPYGWVVEEPTAQPPPPNGASSRVVGMVSTIGAVLGALSYAF; encoded by the exons ATGTCAAACTACGTGTGCTTAATTCTGCTGTCCTTCTTCATGCTGATATCAATAGCTGCTGGAACAAAGTTTAAGGTAGGAGGCTCAAATGGTTGGAGTGTTCCTGACAGCAATGCCATGTCGTACAACCAATGGGCTGAGAAGAATCGATTTAAAATCGGTGACTCCCTAT TGTTTGTCTATCTTCCTGATGAAGACTCGGTGCTGTTGGTCGATGCCGATGCTTACAATAGCTGCAATACGTCATCTTTCGTCGATTTCTTCAATGATGGCAACACTGTGTTCACCTTCACTCGCTCCGGCCACTTCTACTTCATCAGTGGAAAGAAAGATAACTGTGACAAGAACGAGAAGCTAGTGGTGGTCGTCATGGCTGATAGGAGCAACAGTTCAAGTTTAGCACCTGCTCCCCTTCCTGCTTCTGCTTCACCTCCACCTTACGGATGGGTGGTGGAGGAACCAACTGCTCAGCCCCCGCCGCCAAATGGGGCATCTTCGAGGGTGGTTGGCATGGTCAGCACAATTGGTGCTGTGCTTGGAGCTTTGTCTTATGCTTTCTGA